CTGGTGCAGCTGAACCCTACCGAAAGCCCGAGAGATGGAGCCTCTGCCTGGCTCttggctcctgctgcttccactGCAGTCAGCAGAACGCTCTCGATGGGACACACAGTATTTGTTTAGAAATTAACTCGCCAGGAGGTTAGAGAacactgctgatttttttaaatcttaacaCAAATTCTTTACATTCTGTCTCAGTAATGAGGCACGGCATCTGGGGCTCAGCGGGTAATAGAAAGGCTGCATTTAGTGCCACACAGTGGTAAAGAGTATAATTTCAGAGAGGAGGGATGTTGGGGAGCAACGCAGAGGAAATCTTTCAGATGCCAATGCTAaacttggaaaaggaaaaatacatgtcAAAAAAATTAGGGTACACCAGGTGACAGGTATCACCTCAATTTCCTCACCTGAGGGTGGTTTATGCCACCAGCTAGCTTGGTATGCAATGTATGAAATTTACCTCTGTAATCTATGATCAACTTCCTTTGCAATGAGGAGAGCACTTTGGTCATTTATAGGCTTGACAAAACAGTGAGGGATGTGATTCTGGAGTCTGCCAGCTTGTGAGTGATGAGCTGCACAGCAGCCATCGGGCAGGGATGTACTGGATTAGACCTGTAAAGGTATCTTAAACAGCTGAAATAACATGGAGTagtcaccaaaaaaaaaaaaaaggctatttgGGATCCCTGGATTGGGAAAAAATTTGCCCATTTTCGTGATTAGCAGTTTTCTTGCTCAGACAGTGCAGAGAAATATTAGCGTTGCCAATGAAGCAAGTAATGTTACTTCTGCAAGTATAGTATGGGTGAGGCAATTCATTTCCAGCCATCTGGGAACTCAGCAGCCCTCTGAGCGCTGTTCAGCGTGACTGGGTGCCACAAGGATTTGGGGACTACAAGCAGATCCTGGCTCAAAATGTCTGGCTGCAAGAGCTCAGCTGGTAGCCACACTGGAATGGGGGCAAATCCCTGCTGTCCCTTTCGGCAGAGTACAGACATGCTCACACATGCAGGCAGACACACATAGGGATGCTTCCTCTTTCTCAAGTAACCTCTTGCATGCACAAATACTAGTTTATGAAGTCTCTTAGGGAATGAGGAATAACTGATCATTAGTTTTTTGTTGTCTGTCCATGATAAGCTGGGAATCTAACCAGCTTTCTATCTAATCTTTCTATAGATTAAGATACTCCAGTATCTATAGTTGTAATTTCGAGATTTGGTGAGGTACTGTCAAGgctcttcagtttttaaaatgacatattGAAATCTTATTTCTGAGTGTAGATACAGGAGAAAATAGGCATAATGTTACCAAGGTGGCAGGGAGAAGGCGTGAATGTGGGCAACACTCACTAGGTTTAGGTTGCATATTCAGTATGGTCTCTGTCTGATTTAACAATGACCACAGGCTAACAGCAGCCATTGCAGCGATGCAGCAGTGGTGGCTCTAGTGCTTTTCAGGCAGGGGAAACCCTCTGAGGGTGTCTGTGCTGGGTACAGTGCTGGTGCATACACCAGCCATGCTCAGCGTGAGGGGGAACAACTGAGGTCTTACCTGGGTTGTCCCTCTGGTGGGACAGAGCCATGTTCACCAAGGGAAGCCAGGCCCCTGGATTGTGATTCCTTGATCtcacccagcagtgctggggcagagaagagcagagccTTTCCCAAAGCAGCCAACAGTCACATCCGTTACAGTGTGTTGGGACACTGCACTGTTGGTATTGGGAATAACGATTTAAGTGGTGTTTAGTTGGTACAGCCAAACTGTGCCAAAAGCAGCCAGATGGCAGGATACCTGCAATGGTTAAAACGGACTGAAACAATCCAATAAGCCCAAACTTTAACCAGCAGGTTCCCCAAAAGGTGGATACACTTATACATGTATGCTTATATGCTTATACATGATTATGAATGTGTAGAACCTGTGGCTTAAGTTCAGCTCAGTTTCAGCAATGAAACTAAGTTCTTGTTCCAGCTCCAGGTACACAACTGCAGCCAGTTAGCTCGTTGTACCAGGCTTCAGCAGGAACAGGAGAATGTGTTTGCAGTTAAAGCAGTGCTCTGCACCTACAGCGCTCCTGTTCGCACCTTTGCTGTGCTCTAGGATCTCCTGGGGGCTCTAGCCAAAGCCCTGTGCAAAACCAGTGTGTGGCTGCACAGGGAGTTGTGGCACCCCTACCTGCACAGCGTGTTTGCACAGGCAGTAGGACAGGGAATGACTTGGCTCTTGGCATAGGAGGAATAGCACCACACTATTCCGAAGGTAAAGGAACTAACCTTGATGTTTTTGCACTCTGCACTGGGATGCTCACCTGCAAAGTGCTCCAAAATACAGATTGCCTCactcttgctgcagctgcagtccCAGCTGATGTATGTTGCCTGctccactgaaaacaaactctTCCACTTCTCCACACAGGCATTTTTCAGGTAAAGAAGCAATAATTGCTGTCATTAGTCTTGCTTCAGGCAAAAATATTATGGCATGCTATTTGAGAGGGTATtgaagtttattaaaaataacatggtTATAGTGTACAACTCTATGGTAGGTATTATCATTATATTGGTACAAACGCCTTACTATGTTATAGGAATTGTATGAGCTGGGTGAGATGGTTCATCAGCACATAAACTGCACAGAATCCTCcatgctgaaaaaacaaaaagtgtttgggtttgttttgtttttaaccaaGAAGAAGCCCACATGACAGCAAGAACCACACAGCTGAGGGCACCAGACAGGCTCAGGGGCAGCCCCAGCGAGATGGGTCCCATACAGCCATGGTGGCACACACTGGACTTAGGCTGCAGCCTCTGTCAGCTGAGGCTCCACAGGCTGCATCCCAGAAGTGCTGCTGTATAAAAGCAGCCTCCAGCTGATTCACGGCTCCAGCAGCATTTACCCTTGTGCAGCCTTTGCACTGGGATGAATATTGAGCCTTTTGGCTAAGAATAGagttttaaaaggcagaaaaagagagaaactacTCAGTATGAGTTAGTGGGAGCCGTTAAACCCAGGCTCTTCCACAAAGGAGCAGAAATTAATATTCAAGACAGGGAAGTAAGCGCAGtaggatttatttttgcagctcAGCATGCTTGTAAGCTGCATGGTGGTACATGGAAGAAATGAAGGGATCCATACCACTAGCATATGGAGCAGAGGCTCCATGTCAAACTGTGAGCCGTTTGACAATTATTTGGCAGTTATCTGCTCAAAATATTTGTGACAGCAGCAAGTCAGAGCTGCCACAAAGATGACAAATTCTTTGAAGTCTACTTCGGAATCACCATTTTCATCCAAGTTCTTGAAGACTGTGTCGATAGCATCCTTGTCCTTCCctgactgcaaaagaaaaagagcaggtTGAGGTGAGAGGCGGCACAAACCCTGATGCAGCAGCATCGCTACCCACACCATGATCACAGGCATTGTGGGGCTCCAGGCCCTCACCAAGATGTGGGGGGGGGCACCTTGGGAGTGTGAGGCTGATGCCAGCTCAGACATGTTGTATCTTTCCATGGGGATAGAGATTGAGTTGACTGGGAGGTTGATGGGGATATGATGGGGTATAATGGCTCCTGCATGCAGCACTGCCATAGGCCTGCCCAGAATGTCAGGTTATCTTATTCTCTGCTAGTGAGAactttttgtttcccctttctctttgcttACTTTATGCAGTATATCTCTGGCTATAAAGCCATGAGTTCCTTCACACTGTGTTTGGCCGAgacaattgctcagcacccagcacaggcCGTGGGGCTGCTGTACCTCTGCCCATCAATCACTCTGGGAGCCACACATCTCCTCTGGCTGCCCGAAAAGCACATCGTTCCCATGGGAACACGTGCCACTGCTGGCCTCATGCTCAGGCTGGGGGCTCTGGGTGACAGCAGGACCAAGCGTGAGTCCCAGCATCCTCATGGCACAGGTACAGGACCCAGAAACATGTGCTCCTTCCTGGGTTTCTTACacctcagagctgcagccatGCACCTGCGTGGAGAGGCACATTTTCTGTGCTCAAAACACCATTCATCATGCTTAAAGCTGTGTAGAGCAGAGCCctgaattaatgaattaaatCCATGCATTCCCCGTCCGCTCCCCTGGAAGGCTGGGCTGGAATGGGGGCAGTTtgcagctttgcaaaacagTGCTTTCCTGGGGCAAAAGTCAAATTTAAGCTTCGTTAAACACTTGATACCCCAGCAAAGATGTACACAGCCTCAAAAGTGCTTCGAGTGCTCTCTCTAGCCTTGGTGCCCGGCACCTCCTGAAGCGAGCAAGATGCTGAGATTGAGTTATGGCAGcaaaaacagcagtaaaatctTGTCATATTTCTGATGGACTGACTGAACAAGGGCATCCCGAGGCTGATGTTAAACAAGGCGCTATCCAAGTAAAAAGAGAATATGTATGTTTTTTCAATTTTgccaaaatatgtattaaaaagaaggctttttcttcagaagttttcATAAGGCCTCTTTGGCTCCAgtcctggcacaggttaccTCCAGTGActttggaaaatgcagtttttaataTGAACAGGGGATGGCAGTAGAGACCCACCTAATATAGGAAACAACCGGGTGGGTTTTGTTGAAGCTGAACAAAAAAGCTGCTATTAGAATGAAATTTTATAAACTTTTGAACTTAAAATAGTTACTACCTTAATTGACATCTGAAGCAATTCTTGATCATGGTCTAAttaattcagtttctcatgctgtgatttcacctttcattttaaatatatgcacCTCTAAAATCACTATAAATTGAACCAGTTTCTTGGATGTGACTGAAGAGTGTGTCTGGAAGGTTTTACtcctttttgctttgcaaattacgaccagttttaattttgtaagcGAATAGTTGAAATTATTTAGTGAAATATGTGAACTGATTTTAGCCTCTGATTTACTGCTGCAATGCACGGATGGGAGTTATTCTTTGGAAACTCTTTATAACTGAGTCCAATCCTtcagtgctgtggtatggaTTTATTTCTGCCTCTGATTGATTCAAGACCTTTCCAGGTGGCCGTGAGCTGTGTCAGCTATAACCAATTCTGAGAGCAGAAATATACATTATTCAAAAGACTTTGTTTCCCAGAACATTCtgcaaataacaaaaacatGGATATAAATGTCAGGAAAATGCaggtaaaacatttctttttctgaaggcagacacgttctcagtttctttcttgCCGTTACTACTCTGCAAGACAGGACGTTGTTGGTTCAAATTTACTTTAAGTGCTGgcataaaatattattttgtgccttattttttttcctggaatagGTAAAATGGGAAACAGAGATGAAGACTAGAACATAACAGGACATTCAGCTATTTATGTTCCTggaaaattccattttttccagcagtttcaGTAAAAGCCAGTAAGAGCAGTTGTGGGGAACTGGAAAAGGTGGTGCCTGGTCAGTAGTCACGAGCAACCTTTGAGTATCATCCTATTTGGTAGCTCTCTAGCATCATGGCTCCCCAGCTTTATTTAGACCCAGGGCCAAGTTTATGGGGGATTTCCATGCCCCCTCAGAACTGTGGTTTTGTCGGTTTTGGTTTCCTGCACATGGAAGTGCTGTAGGTAACATACAGCTCCATGATCAGGAACAGGACACTTCCCATCACCCTGCTGGGTCACAACCACTGGGCTGTTTTACAGAGTTATTTCAAAGCCATTTTCATCTATCCCCTCCAAGACACCTGGGTCGTTATTCTGAATATTGCATCTGTGTTTAGTCTGCGAGTCATAAATCCAGCAGGCAGGGATTTCACATGGTGATTTCATATGGCTCGCACAGAAGGATACTAAATTGTATCAAGTACGCCACCTGTAGTGCCATAAAGCTTTTACTATAATATATTAAGAATTTTGAATACCTACTAAGAGAagtcatatatacatataaatcttatatataatatatatataaaacctaCTTAAATGCACCTGATTATTCATACACATCTGTGttgtaaaacactttttcagGTCTTTCTTTTACTATTAAAGACAAATGCAAACCAGTTTGCTCTGAGTTTGTCTGTTCTTATTTACGCATCAGTTTGATGAGCATACTGGGTACATAGTATAAACACCTATAGAAAGTAAGTGTATAAATATTTTGAGAGATTCCCCATCTGCAACTGAGATCTTCAATTGCTGACAATGTAACCACCTTCACAGCAGTTGTGACATGATATGAGCTGATACATTCAGGGATAAAGCGAAGAAGCAGGTGAGTTCTGAAGATAAAACCAACCAGAAGTAGAATCGGTTTTACACAATATGTGCAAAAACTTGTTTATTTGAAACTTTTCCACAAACCATTGAGTATTTCCAGATATAATTTCCCCTATAATGCACTAAACCCCATGTCTGCATGCCACATAGGAATGATGCCGCACTGTTCTCTTACCGCGAGGAAGTTTGGGAATTCGTTTTCCAGGAGGGTCTTTAGTTCTGCTTTGGTGAGGGTTTGCCTGTTGCCATCAGCCTTTGCATAGTTGTCAAAGACAGCAATGATCATTCCCATCGCCGTTTCCAGCTGAGACATGTTGTTGCTGTAGTCTGGCTTTCTTCTGAGCAGGAACAGCCTCAGGGCTCTCTTGGAGGATGAAGACTGGTCTTATTCTGGGGTTCTTCATGCAACTGTCCCATCCAATCAAGGGTTGCACACCAGAGGGACAGTTAACCCTTAACAAACATCCGTATCTGAGCACTGCTTGGAGTACACGCCTCTGTGCGGACAGCTATTCACAACTCAGGCTTTATCACCCTGGCATGCCTGGTACAACCAGTTGCTCACCAGTAGCAACCAGCCTCTCCTTCAAGATACACAGAGTGACTAACTAACGAAAATCAGATCTTGTTACTGGCTATTTGCTCAAGAATCAGATTTGTTCCTGATAGCCCAGCTTCAGGAAAGTATATGCTGGCCTGctcaggaggaagaggagcatcTCACTTCCCCTTTACTACCATAGTTAGGGTGCCTGCgaggtgctgcctgtgctgagccAAGAGCAGACATAGATTGCACCCTCTGCCATGCAGGGGACCTTGTTGTGGACCAGATGGCTCACTAGCACACACTGGGGATGGGATTCACAGGATCAAAAGTAGAGGTCTGCCATGCACAGCTGACTTAGCCCCCCCTGGGCTTGCACTCAGTCCATAGAGGATGTCTGCAGCAGGTCTGACAAACCACCTTTTCTCCAGGGCCAGTAAAGGGAGCCTTGCAGAGCCAATCCACAAAGAACTTCCTCAGATAAGGATATTTGAAGGGATAAATCTGATAATTGAGCAAACAGCAAGTATCAAAGTCCATCTCTATCCACAGTGAAACAACTTGTTATTGACCCTGTGCAGCGCCAAACCTTGCAATAAAATGGActgtactgaaaacaaaaggtcACTCTGAAGTCCTGTGGTCTTCTGATCAGCTacagctctgctgggttttGAACAAGTTAGAATTCCTGGTCAAGCAGCAGGATAACTTGGCCTCTATGAAACTCCAGGTGGTTACGCTAGACCTAAAGGAGCTCATTCAATGTGAGTTAACATCTACACTGGAGTTTGCAGAGCGGGCACACTCTGAGCAAGTTATTTGGGGGATCCTGTGAAAACTAGGGCATCATGC
The window above is part of the Strigops habroptila isolate Jane chromosome 7, bStrHab1.2.pri, whole genome shotgun sequence genome. Proteins encoded here:
- the S100P gene encoding protein S100-P, with the translated sequence MSQLETAMGMIIAVFDNYAKADGNRQTLTKAELKTLLENEFPNFLASGKDKDAIDTVFKNLDENGDSEVDFKEFVIFVAALTCCCHKYFEQITAK